Part of the Calliopsis andreniformis isolate RMS-2024a chromosome 12, iyCalAndr_principal, whole genome shotgun sequence genome, TTTCATATGAAACATTTTACACGATCAATGTGCTCCCTAATGAGCGGACTCGACGCGATGAATTAATGACACGGAATGTTAGCGAGTCATTCCAACGGGACGGTCTGCCAACAATTAAATCGAACGGTGATTTAGAGGTTCGCTGGATGTGCATAATAGAGCCCCGGTGCTCGGCATGTGTTCCACGAGAACATAGAATTATTCAATTACGCGTTCGAATTTGTTACTCTTTGAGATTATAGCCTGTCGCATAAATTAACGGGCACGCGATCGTTAGGAGTCTATAGCCACCTCTTTTTCGTAGTTCATATGCCCTTTCATTATTCCGCAGGAAATCACGCCGATGACGGTTAACAGAATCATTCTTTGTAGGAGAATTTTGTCGGTCGACCACCTGAATCTAACCATGGTTTAactgaaaatattgaaacatgcgaTGAGAGGAAATTGGAGAAGGATTCATTTAACCAATTTATGGTAAAACGCTCTTACTCAATTTTGCATCGCTGAGAGGTACACCGAAAACCAGGCTAATCGAAGAAATTAAAAGCCTATTTCAACGCAACAGATAATTTCTGAACATTTCATTCGCTTTAATGCAAAACGTTATTAACTTCGCGGTCGATATCGTTATCGCAACTGTATTCAGGTTAATGGTTTTCTGTTACCTTTGTTTATAGTGAAAAGATACAAATTTAAAACGTTTCGTAAATTATACGTACTACATAGTAATACTCTCAGGTTCGAATACTATTCTTCCTCATGTAAGTAATTTTATCAAACTCGATCAATGCTATCTTCTCCCATTTATCGATACAGTGATTTATCAAAGACGATTTTAACCGTTACTTATATAACACCTCATTTCGTCATTGCTTTTCTACGTTTCTTTCTCCTCCTGCCCATGAGACAATCTCTATTTCGAGCCGGATGCGGTCATCGAGTCATATTCATGATCTTCCGGTGAAAGAACAGCTTGCGGCGGGAGACCATCCGTAGGTAAataattcaatccacaaccagcaGATTCTCTGAAACTCTTCCTGTGATTCCAGGAACTACTTCTGCCAATCTGTAACTCAAAAACCATCAGAGCTATCCAATTATCCCTCTCAAAAGCATCAAGAGAAAATATTGAACTTCGAAGCGAGAAAATAAACGAAATTTAAACGAAAGCGCATCCCAGCGCGCTACGGCGTAGAGATCGAGTATTCTGCCGCTAGATGGCGGTCTGGAACGAGCAAGATGGCGTCCGGTCAATAGACGAATAGCAGGGAGGCCGGAGGCGCTCTCGAGGTTCGTGGGTGTTCTCAGCCCGGAGCTGGAGAGGCTTTTGGGGCCGCGGTATCGCTGACATTTTTTTCCTGTCCTCCGTGACCGTGGTGGAAAGACTTCCCCGACACGCGAGTGCACCGAAAATGCTCGTCGAGGGAGTGCGCGTCACATACGCGTCGCCCTGAGTGTCCCGTGCATAATCTCGTACTCGAAAGAGATGCTGCCGTGCGAAGCGACGACAGAGGAGGCGCGTTCGCGAAACTGTCAGGAAGATCGTCGTCGTCGCGGCCGTACGTGAGTCAGTGCGCTCGTCGGTGGATCGAAAGAAGGCACGCACGTACAAAATGGCTTCGGGCGACAATGTGGACGTGATCGAGGTGGTCGAGACGAGCTTCACTGGCCCGACGCAGCCCACGGAGGACCACCTCAGGCCGGAGCAGTCCGCGGACGAGGACAGTGAGTAGCTCTTTCGCCGTGTTTCGGCCCCAGCCCTCGCGTCGCCAAGTGTCACGAAACCTAACCTAGAAAAGAGGGAGGGCAGCGCGTTTCCAGACGCTCCGCGCGTCGGGCCCCGTCGATTCCTAGCCCCCTCAGCCCGTCGAAGGAACGCCACGCGAGCCATAGGCGTGATCGATCGATTTCGCTCCGATCAGATTTTAGTCCCGCTGCGTTCCGTCGACGTTCGATAGGCTCGTGGAATCGGCGGAGCGTGCTCCTTCGGGGCTGCGCTGATCCGCTTGCCGATTTGACAGCTGATGGGTGTCACCCGTCGACTCCTACCAGCGCCGTCTCGGTAAAAAAGCGAAAACCTTCGAATCACTTCTTCCTTTCTCGcaattttacaatatttatgTACTATGCTTTTATACGGTTTTTAGGAACCTTGAGCAATTTATAGGTTAACTTGTTTAATCCCTCAAGGACGGAGCAGGTTTATCTGCCGGAAACACTGTGCTAATGGACATGAAAGTCTCGTGCTTTTTATGTGAAATGGCACAGTGGCATTTTGCATATATGGaaagaattatttagaaaaatatatGTGTACGTGTTACAGTGTTCCTCGCATAGACTCACGGCTCCCTGACCAGTTTATAGTCAGGGACACGTTTCTGAGGTcaagttatacagggtgtcttaaAACTTGTTCGTAAGCAGTTGAAGGAAAAGCTTGGATTATCACAGATATTGGAAGATGAATACGACTTCACCTGGGAAACTTGCTATCAAGTCTAGCCTCACATGaattctcttttctttttttattttagtgTATTGAATTCATCCTTGAAATTATGACCACATGTTTtagaacatcctgtataatacTAGTCTATTATAATCTCCCTAAAACTGTATAACAAACAGAACTCAGTCGCTTTAAATAATCTGAAAGTATAGCGAGCAAGAAGCTCGTCTTCGAGGGATTCATTTGGAACCtccataaatgaaataaattacTATCTTCGTCCGCCGATTTCCTATCTCTGTCGACGCCCGAGGACACGACTCTGTATCTCTATTTTTCTTTCTCTTGTTTACGTAGCCGAGCGCTGAATCAACCTCCACGGGAATAGTAGTTGCGCAAGTGCGAACGAACCCTTCGGGTTTGCAAAACCTCGTCTGAATGAGTCGCGGGGGCTGAAATCCAGCGACCAGGAGTAACGGTACCCCGTGATCCGCACATGTGTCAATAGTGAATCCGTTGCAGCGAGTGTGCCTGCACGACTTTCGTTTTTGAACTCGGTTAACGTTCCACTTTCTCATTTCTTTCCCGGAATATATGTGCATCGACTTAACTGAACACGCTCAAGCCTCTTATTGCGCTCTTTGATCGGGCGCATTAGAAACGGGACTTTCGTTCATTCACGGCGCGCGTTAACCAACGCCGTGTGCGTGAACCCGACTGTTACGTGACCTTATTTCATATACGACAAACACGTTGTTTTCGATATGTTGCAGATAAATCGACGGGGGATAAGGTGACGGCATTTGACGTAAGTACAGAAGAAAGAAACTGTTCCTCACGTATGTGCACCGACGATGCCCGCTCGGGAAGCCGATTCTCGTTTCGCGTAGATAGATTAATATTGACAGTTGCACGCTCTGACTTAGTGCCACGAGCCAAACAGCCGACAAATAAACAGTTTTACGTGGGCACGCTATCGAAATTCTCGGAACGACTATCGCTCTTCCGTTTCTCTGCGTCGGTTTACGTTTCGTCCAAAAATTCCGCACCATTTTAGCAAGATCCGAGATTTTTTCGACTTGTACTTTCGACTTTCTTTTCCACGTTGCGGTAATCGTCGCGAGCGAAAACACGAGGTCGAGGTAAACGTCCTCGTTGATACGAGAGTACAGCCGTTTAGAAAGAGATAGTCCTTCGTTTGTATAGTACAATCGTAGCGAATTGAATTCTATGAGTCATTTAGCATCCGTCTGAGAGCAAGTAGCGTTGCAATTTTACATCCATTCAAGCCGTTAATAAATTTGATAACGAACCCAAGTTATGATCGTGTGTCATTCTTTGTACACGTGACGCATAGCAGAGTGACACATTTATTTACCTAGAATTCGTATTAAAGCATACACACGACGCGTGGCGGTCTACGAGATTATTAAACACTGTTGACTCCCCTGTTGTATCTTCGGTCCATTTGTGTCGATGGCGTGCTCGAATCACGCCGATCGATAGGTGTAATTACGCGTTACATAAACGAGAATCCTTGTTATTTATGTAAAGCGCGTTCGAATTTGCACTCTGAACGAAAAATCGCAGTATGTAATATCTGCACGCGTGAGACCAGCGGCCAATGAACACAGTCACGGACGTTATGTAAGAAAAGTTTGTGCTATCTCCAGCCGCCTTTTTCCCGCATTTTCACACGTTTCGTCCCGCCACTTGCACGGGCCTCGACACTCTCGACAGCGACGCGACGATTTATCGTCTGGTGATTCTCTTCGGGCTAATCGGCGAGCCAGTCAGTAGAGGGTGCACCGTATCGATTCCCTTTAATTTTCTGTCAACCGTAGACCTCGTTCGAAGCCACGCTCGTGGCCGTTCATTGGCGAAATCAAAGCTATTTTTGTCCCCGACGCGTTAATCAGTCTGTAATCGACATGTTTCGAGGCGAAGATCGAGCCGCGAGATCACGATGCTCTCGGTAATAGGCGCGATTACACGCGTGCGCAACGAGCCGATTTCACGCTTCTTTTATCTATCGAATCATAGATCAATGGAATAGTGTATAGAAGTGAGTTTCTGAGAAAACGTCCGGCAATAGTTCAGTTGAAAAACAATTTTGAAGTGTTCGCAGAGAGTTGCTCAGTAAGACATTCGTGCGATCCAAAGAGATGAACTGTGCGACTCGGACGAGAATAGtcgtgtaattattcattcgaaTGACGCATAGCTGTGTGTACCTTCGCGTACTTCCTCTCACGTTTGTCTAGTGGGCTAACATTCGGCTCGAAGTGTGTCAGAGCGATAGAGGGCTGGCAGACTTGGGTGAAATTTCGAATTGGAACAGCTTGAGTACTGATTTCAGTTATTAGTgtcgatgatcgaagaatgaggatcgaagagtatTTTAAAAATAGAATGAAAACTACGGACACGATTGTCAGTGTTTTAGGATAGGCTAAAAATTGAAGAGAAATATTTGTTATCAGTGATCGAACGCTACCTTTTATAGAGCTCGGTAACACAACATGGAACCACAGGGCTCAAAACCCCAGTGGGGGTGTCGAGAAACAAATCGGAGCGGGAAAGAAAGATTGGTCACAGGAGAGTTGGCGTGGGAGGTGAAATCACGTACAAAAAGGTAaatatgaaatttaaatatattccaTTTTGACTTGTACAATTTCCAGATACTTCTATAAAATTCATTTTCTCTCTATGATGTCTAGATCCAAACGACACAAATTATGGGATCCATCCAGTTGGGCATACAGCACGCGGTCGGCGGCCTGGCGAGCAAACCTGAACGTGATTTGTTGATGCAGGACTTCATGACTGTGGAGACGACGAACTTTCCTAGCGAAGGATCCAATCACACCCCTGCCCATCACTTCTccgaattcaaattcaaaaactACGCACCCATTGCATTTCGCTACTTCCGAGATCTCTTTGGCATTCAGCCGGACGACTTTTTGGTGAGTACAGCTGACTAATATGATAGATACGGTAGCGTAGACCTTGGAGGTATCTAATGGCATCGCTTGAATATTCAGATGTCGATGTGTAGTGCTCCGTTACGTGAATTATCGAACCCCGGCGCTAGTGGAAGTATCTTTTACCTAACAGATGATGACGAGTTTATTATAAAGACTGTGCAACACAAAGAAGGAGAGTTTTTGCAAACCCTTCTTCCAGGATATTATATGGTGAGTTTTGGTGGACTGTGATAACATTTGACTGTTTTTTTGAAACGTATTACCAATGGAGGATGCTACTTCTTTTTCGCAGAATTTAAATCAAAACCCGAGAACGTTATTACCAAAATTCTTTGGGTTATATTGCTATCGGTGTAATAGTAAAAATGTTAGATTAGTCGCTATGAATAATCTTCTGCCGTcgtcgataaagatgcatcagaagTACGATTTGAAAGGATCAACGTACAAACGAAAGGTTTGTTGAGTTCTAAATAATTCTCTAATACCAAATACTTCTTTATTCTTAACTAAATATATTTTCCAACACCTAGGCATCGAAACTAGAAAGATCCAAGTCTTCGCCGACTTACAAGGATCTAGATTTCATGGAACATCACCCTGAAGGAATCTTCCTAGAGGCCGATACGTATAACGCGCTAGTTAAGACCATTCAAAGAGATTGTCGGGTACTAGAAAGCTTTAAAATCATGGATTACTCTTTGCTCGTTGGTATTCATAATCTCGATCAGGCTGCACGAGAAAAGGCAGTAAGTACGCGGCATGAAAAGGGACTAGAATATTGGAGTTCCATGTAAACATCCTGAAATGTGATTTTTGCAGCAGGAGCAGAGGTTATCAGCGAGCGCGGACGAAGAAGTCGGGGAAGTAGGTGGCGAGAGTGCAGGATTCATCCAAGCAGAAAGAGAGCGAGACAGGGAGGATAGAATAGGAGTCAGCAATCTGAACCGATCGCGGAGCATAAACCGACAAAGGTTGGTCGCGCATAGTACCGCTATGGAGAGTATTCAGGCTGAAAGCGAGCCGATAGACGAAGAGGACGATGTACCGTGAGTATCGTGTTTCTATCCCCCTGCGATTGTATACAAAACGGATGCTCCAGTAACGTATTTTAATTACGTTCGTGTTCCTAGCAGTCCAGGTGGTATCCCCGCTCGCAACGCTCGTGGTGAACGCCTGTTGCTCTTCCTCGGTGTTATTGATATTTTGCAAAGTTACAGGCTTAAGAAAAAACTCGAGCACACCTGGAAATCGATGATACACGACGGTGTAAGTAGCCGCGATATTATCTTCATAAAAATTTATTAACATTCGGCTGTGTCTTTACATAATAGTTCATTGGGAGGATATAAAGAGAGGAATGGCTACGTTGTTTTTACAGGACACCGTGTCAGTGCATCGACCAGGCTTTTACGCGCAACGTTTTCAAGATTTCATGGCCAAGACAGTATTCAAGAAGATACCGTCACGTAAGTACCATCCTAATCAGCCTCTTCTAACAAATTTGACCTCAATGTTAACACTGAACAAGGCTCATTCCTAATTTGTAAGCGAtctctatttttttttctttttttttttttcaatgagTTGTTTAACTTTAAATTTCGGTTAATCGATTCTCGACTGACACCTACGTCTAGTATCGCGCCAAAAATCGATTTGGCTATCTTGTTATACGTATAAAGTACAAGAAAGATTATAGGCTTTAAGTAGAGTAGTGGAACTATTACGACAAGTATTTTTATCGTCAGCTGATCGTGATTAACGATATCTTTCTGTTTATAGTAATAGCATCAATTACTGTGATTCAACTATATACAATGCAATGTTATCGCATAGTACCTTTTACAAAGAAAAGAAACTTTGAAACATATTTTAaacgtacgatagaaaaacgggGGTGGAAAGAAATGTTTGGGAATTTTAATTGCAAGGGTAAAAGAGAAACGCTCAAAGGCGGTACTTATATTACACGCATAATTCTGCCGTTTACAATTAAGTAGCGAACGTAATTAACTTGTTACTTAAGGTTCCAGTTTGTATGGAGCAGTAAGCTATAAGCCAGagttacatatattttttagctTTTTTGTTATAGTCGCCATCACTGAATTTCCTTCATTCGATTCAGTGACCTTAGTGTTCGTACGATGCACGATAACTTCAGTATATCGAGTCGTGTTCTTAGCAGattatatttagaaatattgGATTCCGTTGATCCATGATCATAGATCAAATTTTTGGTAGAGAATATCGTTCGTTTATCCTTATTTTAAGATTTTCGAAGCGAGAATGAGTGAATCACCTTTTTTCTGTTTGCCATCATACCATTATCACAGAAAAATTTAGCCGTCCAGAAAGattctaataatcgtaatagtgacTTAAGGTAATTAAACGACTGCAGAGAATGCGATTAAATCCTGTGCGGATATCCGAAAAGTACGCCCAATTTTCTGCACTCATATCAATTTGAAAGTTTCATTTCCAATTACCAGAATCTCTCTACATCCATTTCAAATTGAAGATTAGTTATTGGCAATCCCAAAAATTAGTATGTATTGATGTTGATTTTTCGGATACCTGCATTCCTCTATAATTAATGCTGTCGATAAAATATCCTGGATTTATTGAATGTCAAATTGGTCACCTTTGGGTTTCATATTGGTGTAACTAATTGCTAACACGATACACAATTcagttttttatttcattttacaatATCCCTcggtttatttaatttttggttTTCGAACAAGtctgtcctcaacattcattatcACAATCTTATTTCGCAACCGTTTATCTGAAACTGATTCGGTAAATTCCATTCTTAACGATCGCAAAATGACCAGTCCACTGGTGTCCACATACGTAGCTGAGTATTTTGTATATCAAAGCCAGTATCGCTCTAATTTCGAGCAATTTCGCTACCGCACAAACTCGAAACGCGCACAAATAGCTCTTTAAAACAGAATCGTGCATAAACGACGGGTCGATAATAGGTGTAAGGTTTCCTCGAGGAAGCATATCATTGTAAAGGCAATCCCATACGCATTTCACTGCTAAACGTTGCCGTCCTTTCCCGCACAGAATTTCGCCAGCCTATATCGTGTGATTCCTAGTTCAGATTCGAAGTATCGAAGTTCCTTAATCGTTGATGTCGATGTGCCAAAGTTTTGTACGACTGTTGAAGCCCTCGTGTTCCTAGTAGCGTACAGGGTAAACGATTCGTGGTTTCAGAAGGTGGGTTTCTGTCTAACGAACACGCGAGAGCAATCATTAACGTTTTGCTGAAAGAATTAAGTGTCATAGATCGcacaaaatttcatttttgcGCGTGTAAAATGTTTCAGCTTTCATGACAAGTCTCTCTAAGAGGAATCGCTTTTTGTACATTTACATTGGTTGTGATGTCGGCTAATTTTGTGCGATTTATAATGAACGTAGATGAGTCCTCGTGCAGTCGAGTATATTTTGGCAAAGCTAGTGTTAGTACGGCATGGGTGTGTCGGAGTATGCGAGAGAACGCGAGAGTGCAAGAGAGATGAAAATGGTAGAAGTAGAGACACATTCTTTTATTGTGAAAATATTCAGCTATCGGCTCAACGTGGACACCAatgtacatatttatatattttgcaATAAACATTTTCGCTGTTTACAACTTCATTTCATTTACGAAGCCTACCCGTACTCGATTTATTTTTCTAACCATTTCCAATACTGTTTTTCTgttcttttttttctctctctctctctatatcCCACTATACTATCTACTGTCACTACCACCGTCACTACTGCTACCGCTACGTATACTATTTACTAAATACTACTGTCTACTGTACTCTTCACAACCCCTCATCGTAGTCGTGAAttcatacaaattttattttatgcacttTACATCGCGTTATCACTTTGTGTACTGTCTTAAATAGCGTATCATGCGATATGTGTTTGTTGTTTGTGTTTTAACGTACGTTTGGGTTTTACCACTTACCATCCATTACGTGTACTTTGCGATGCGATCACCAAAGTACAGACATCCACAGAAACGATAAAAAATCACTGGGACGATTTATCGATTCACCTCGAACCTCACTAAAGGGTCTCCCTTTTTCTCCCTTATTTTATGTAGATATTACGTTCATCGACACGGTCGTGTATTCGTTTCAGTTAACTTTGTATTTCGTTTACTATACACTTCAGACATGTTCCATATCGGTGGAACCTGGATCATTCGAACGAAACGAGCAATCCAGATAAAGAGATTGAAAGCAAGTTAACATTCCTCGGCTAGCACGTGGCCAATGTTTTACTGACTCGAAAATTGCTTCGTTCAGGGCGGCTAGCTCTCCGCCATTAAAATTACATTAAGAGCCTATCATGCTCGGattaaaatgtaattaaagGCCCGTTAAGGTGCTTGGAATTCACAGATCTGAAAAAATGATTCTTCGGGAAAGACGGTAGCGAGACTAACGAGTTACCCATTTTAAGAAGAAAAATTATTTGTGTTTCTGTCATTGAGATTCAGGTCAGTATTCCACGAGTCAAGGTTTCGCGGATAGAAATACATCGAGATAAGAGCCGTTCGAATAATCGAGACTTCACCTCTGACGAGAACCACGCTAACGATTATTCAGAGGCAAGTTAACTCGCGACAGGGTAAACAATACACGGTGACTCTTTGTTTTTCATACTCACCACGTCGAGAATGATACTTGACCATCGCTTTTTCCCCCCTATGTCTCTtaccatacatatgtatatctacGAGTATTATTCAAGGCAAGAACGTACCCCTGCTTTCCCTTTGTGTTGCTGTTTTATTCTCGGCAGTCCCTTTGATCTGTCGATCGTTTTCTGTTTCTCTCtctctatttttttaaaataaatccgGTATATATAAAGAGATGTTAAGTACGGAATTAGCTAAATGTTGATGTTTCTGTGTCCCGTGCACTTCTTTCCGTGTCAACCCCCAATGACCTCATCTGACCTGCTACTACCGATCGAAACTCGAAAATTGAATACCAAAAGTGGACCTGCCTGAGATTAAGGGGAATCATCGCAAATTCCGTAACCTCGTCACCAGCTACATAGGTAACTTTGTCTGTCTGTTCGTCCGTCTGTCTGTCCATTTTGTATGATTGTACGTACGTTTGTTTTACCTCTCTATCTCTCTAATTACTcttttttttctcattttttataCAGTTTCTCTTCGCTTGAATGCCAGTTTTTCTCTCTTGTATGATCTCTGATGTTTTGCTCTTTCGATCCTGGATCGCCCTCGATCTCTTTTTACCTAACGTTTTGCTTTAATCCATCTATTGAATAACTACTTCCATAATTGCGCTGTTCCAATTATCTTAGATGCTTCGTTTCTCTCtccatattttttttaatagcaAGTACAGTCTTCGCCCTAAGCCTTTTTCGTGTTATTTGCGTAACGATAGCTCCGTTAACAAAGTACAGAATATGTAGAAAGTTGAAGTCTATTTTATTCAGATACATCTGTGTCTGTTGTGGCATGTGAATAACTCTAGACTGTAAGAAATTTTACACGCTCGTAAGTAGGAAAAATTGTATATATAAATATGGAAAGCTTTGTAATGAATTTTCACTGATCCTGTACGTTTGATACCGAAACCAGATAGCGTGTGCGATCTATTCTCTAATATTGCTTTGTCTGTTTTGAGTTAAAAGTTTTCTATTTTTTAGCATTCCTTTGAATTCTTCTTACGTTACCTCGTTACCTGTATACCCTCTCTCACTGTCTctctattaaatattaaaagaaaaagtaAAAAGCAATATCTTTTGCACTCATACATATTTACGTGCGAGCTGCGCGGGACTATATCTTGCAACGCTTCTTTGATTATCTTTTCACCTATCTTCACAATCAGACTCTCTAAATGTGTGTGTAAATGTCCGATGCGGATGTACTTCTAGATGTTTGCATTTCTCCACTTCTTATATTGTACAGTTAAAATTCCCCGCGAATATTTTTGCCGCGCACGCGGGAACAGTTACACGCTTaatacaatcagtcctcaataaatatCTATTCCATGAACTGCTCCCTCCGTCGGCAAAAATATCGAGGCGCGAAGCTGTAAGAAAACTATCAGATCCATTTTATTacgtctcaatcttctattgctTCTGCGTTGCCCGTGAGATCTGTGTGCCTGGTCAGACTTTCTTCTTTCGTTGATCACTCTCTCACACTTCTCTCTCCTATTACGCTTC contains:
- the Pip5k59b gene encoding phosphatidylinositol 4-phosphate 5-kinase 59B isoform X9, with translation MASGDNVDVIEVVETSFTGPTQPTEDHLRPEQSADEDNKSTGDKVTAFDSSVTQHGTTGLKTPVGVSRNKSERERKIGHRRVGVGGEITYKKIQTTQIMGSIQLGIQHAVGGLASKPERDLLMQDFMTVETTNFPSEGSNHTPAHHFSEFKFKNYAPIAFRYFRDLFGIQPDDFLMSMCSAPLRELSNPGASGSIFYLTDDDEFIIKTVQHKEGEFLQTLLPGYYMNLNQNPRTLLPKFFGLYCYRCNSKNVRLVAMNNLLPSSIKMHQKYDLKGSTYKRKASKLERSKSSPTYKDLDFMEHHPEGIFLEADTYNALVKTIQRDCRVLESFKIMDYSLLVGIHNLDQAAREKAQEQRLSASADEEVGEVGGESAGFIQAERERDREDRIGVSNLNRSRSINRQRLVAHSTAMESIQAESEPIDEEDDVPSPGGIPARNARGERLLLFLGVIDILQSYRLKKKLEHTWKSMIHDGDTVSVHRPGFYAQRFQDFMAKTVFKKIPSLDLPEIKGNHRKFRNLVTSYIALRHSPSKRRSITRPLRPLDGDFDSTAVPTTGSSTMHATSPTKAVTPTDPAISTTSTVMSTGSAPIATSTPVNFASGPVNPPPLTLAAGPGPPHQEQPAQATSAAKVTSYPAVLKGRTAASPPNPNLVPSGKIPPPVPPRGTGQSRTSRSSEEHRGPGTATSTSSMTSSRGGTFPSTCSTPPPPFDDAVRSNDQTLASGGHLQQGATTTILMSNLSSAHSKHNKVVSISDVHLESSGSGSGSGGRETKSSLSVESGGSSRGGGGLTWTPPAGSAEGSTPTWTEGTPSFTESSSSGDAGCPTTPIRGSQRQDDGGRIAATVEEALASLTTEMEILRHK
- the Pip5k59b gene encoding phosphatidylinositol 4-phosphate 5-kinase 59B isoform X11, whose product is MASGDNVDVIEVVETSFTGPTQPTEDHLRPEQSADEDNKSTGDKVTAFDSSVTQHGTTGLKTPVGVSRNKSERERKIGHRRVGVGGEITYKKIQTTQIMGSIQLGIQHAVGGLASKPERDLLMQDFMTVETTNFPSEGSNHTPAHHFSEFKFKNYAPIAFRYFRDLFGIQPDDFLMSMCSAPLRELSNPGASGSIFYLTDDDEFIIKTVQHKEGEFLQTLLPGYYMNLNQNPRTLLPKFFGLYCYRCNSKNVRLVAMNNLLPSSIKMHQKYDLKGSTYKRKASKLERSKSSPTYKDLDFMEHHPEGIFLEADTYNALVKTIQRDCRVLESFKIMDYSLLVGIHNLDQAAREKAQEQRLSASADEEVGEVGGESAGFIQAERERDREDRIGVSNLNRSRSINRQRLVAHSTAMESIQAESEPIDEEDDVPSPGGIPARNARGERLLLFLGVIDILQSYRLKKKLEHTWKSMIHDGDTVSVHRPGFYAQRFQDFMAKTVFKKIPSLDLPEIKGNHRKFRNLVTSYIALRHSPSKRRSITRPLRPLDGDFDSTAVPTTGSSTMHATSPTKAVTPTDPAISTTSTVMSTGSAPIATSTPVNFASGPVNPPPLTLAAGPGPPHQEQPAQATSAAKVTSYPAVLKGRTAASPPNPNLVPSGKIPPPVPPRGTGQSRTSRSSEEHRGPGTATSTSSMTSSRGGTFPSTCSTPPPPFDDAVRSNDQTLASGGHLQQGATTTILMSNLSSAHSKHNKVVSISDVHLESSGSGSGSGGRETKSSLSVESGGSSRGGGGLTWTPPAGSAEGSTPTWTEGTPSFTESSSSGDADYISRLSPVSVTEQRTFLSLSTTRGRRHTIHMIS
- the Pip5k59b gene encoding phosphatidylinositol 4-phosphate 5-kinase 59B isoform X10, producing MASGDNVDVIEVVETSFTGPTQPTEDHLRPEQSADEDNKSTGDKVTAFDSSVTQHGTTGLKTPVGVSRNKSERERKIGHRRVGVGGEITYKKIQTTQIMGSIQLGIQHAVGGLASKPERDLLMQDFMTVETTNFPSEGSNHTPAHHFSEFKFKNYAPIAFRYFRDLFGIQPDDFLMSMCSAPLRELSNPGASGSIFYLTDDDEFIIKTVQHKEGEFLQTLLPGYYMNLNQNPRTLLPKFFGLYCYRCNSKNVRLVAMNNLLPSSIKMHQKYDLKGSTYKRKASKLERSKSSPTYKDLDFMEHHPEGIFLEADTYNALVKTIQRDCRVLESFKIMDYSLLVGIHNLDQAAREKAQEQRLSASADEEVGEVGGESAGFIQAERERDREDRIGVSNLNRSRSINRQRLVAHSTAMESIQAESEPIDEEDDVPSPGGIPARNARGERLLLFLGVIDILQSYRLKKKLEHTWKSMIHDGDTVSVHRPGFYAQRFQDFMAKTVFKKIPSLDLPEIKGNHRKFRNLVTSYIALRHSPSKRRSITRPLRPLDGDFDSTAVPTTGSSTMHATSPTKAVTPTDPAISTTSTVMSTGSAPIATSTPVNFASGPVNPPPLTLAAGPGPPHQEQPAQATSAAKVTSYPAVLKGRTAASPPNPNLVPSGKIPPPVPPRGTGQSRTSRSSEEHRGPGTATSTSSMTSSRGGTFPSTCSTPPPPFDDAVRSNDQTLASGGHLQQGATTTILMSNLSSAHSKHNKVVSISDVHLESSGSGSGSGGRETKSSLSVESGGSSRGGGGLTWTPPAGSAEGSTPTWTEGTPSFTESSSSGDAGCPTTPIRGSQRQDDGGRIAATVEEALASLTTEMTHL
- the Pip5k59b gene encoding phosphatidylinositol 4-phosphate 5-kinase 59B isoform X7; the protein is MASGDNVDVIEVVETSFTGPTQPTEDHLRPEQSADEDNKSTGDKVTAFDSSVTQHGTTGLKTPVGVSRNKSERERKIGHRRVGVGGEITYKKIQTTQIMGSIQLGIQHAVGGLASKPERDLLMQDFMTVETTNFPSEGSNHTPAHHFSEFKFKNYAPIAFRYFRDLFGIQPDDFLMSMCSAPLRELSNPGASGSIFYLTDDDEFIIKTVQHKEGEFLQTLLPGYYMNLNQNPRTLLPKFFGLYCYRCNSKNVRLVAMNNLLPSSIKMHQKYDLKGSTYKRKASKLERSKSSPTYKDLDFMEHHPEGIFLEADTYNALVKTIQRDCRVLESFKIMDYSLLVGIHNLDQAAREKAQEQRLSASADEEVGEVGGESAGFIQAERERDREDRIGVSNLNRSRSINRQRLVAHSTAMESIQAESEPIDEEDDVPPGGIPARNARGERLLLFLGVIDILQSYRLKKKLEHTWKSMIHDGDTVSVHRPGFYAQRFQDFMAKTVFKKIPSPLRHSPSKRRSITRPLRPLDGDFDSTAVPTTGSSTMHATSPTKAVTPTDPAISTTSTVMSTGSAPIATSTPVNFASGPVNPPPLTLAAGPGPPHQEQPAQATSAAKVTSYPAVLKGRTAASPPNPNLVPSGKIPPPVPPRGTGQSRTSRSSEEHRGPGTATSTSSMTSSRGGTFPSTCSTPPPPFDDAVRSNDQTLASGGHLQQGATTTILMSNLSSAHSKHNKVVSISDVHLESSGSGSGSGGRETKSSLSVESGGSSRGGGGLTWTPPAGSAEGSTPTWTEGTPSFTESSSSGDAGCPTTPIRGSQRQDDGGRIAATVEEALASLTTEMRRTSGNAKDVEQRTSVSMYRQVRTSFKRAGTHHVSIMRSVQRALSIQRQEP